Proteins co-encoded in one Flavobacteriaceae bacterium MAR_2009_75 genomic window:
- a CDS encoding peptidoglycan/xylan/chitin deacetylase (PgdA/CDA1 family), protein MLGQLVSRRVVYSTTVALLIILIILEFFFDVPWYVYTLVVLAWFLITFCGSFFIGWDFHMKSRHSNKKIEQNWVSITFDDGPNAEFTPQVLNLLKKYNAKATFFCIGQKIEEHPDILKRFLEEGHTIGNHTYSHSRSFGFYGVKDVIAELEKAKKVVKDLTGLTMDLYRPAFGVTNPSIEKAVNQLNVQSIGWNVRSLDTTVRTEDMVLKRITSKVSKGDIILLHDTSAKSVAVLERLLVFLREKNLQSVTADRLLGIKAYV, encoded by the coding sequence CAGCTCGTATCACGCAGAGTGGTCTACTCCACCACTGTAGCCTTGCTCATCATACTAATCATACTCGAATTTTTTTTTGATGTGCCATGGTATGTTTATACGCTCGTGGTTCTCGCATGGTTTCTCATAACATTTTGTGGTTCTTTTTTTATAGGATGGGATTTTCATATGAAATCTCGGCATTCCAACAAGAAAATAGAACAAAACTGGGTATCGATTACATTTGACGATGGCCCAAATGCCGAATTCACGCCTCAAGTTCTGAATCTCTTAAAAAAGTACAACGCCAAGGCTACATTTTTTTGTATCGGCCAGAAAATAGAAGAGCATCCTGACATACTTAAGAGATTTCTCGAAGAAGGGCATACCATAGGTAATCACACGTATAGCCATTCTCGATCGTTCGGTTTTTATGGAGTGAAAGATGTAATAGCAGAGCTTGAAAAGGCCAAGAAGGTAGTGAAGGATCTTACCGGCCTGACAATGGACTTATATCGCCCCGCTTTTGGCGTAACCAACCCATCCATAGAGAAAGCGGTCAACCAATTAAATGTACAATCGATCGGTTGGAATGTGAGGTCTTTAGATACCACCGTGCGCACCGAAGATATGGTACTCAAAAGAATTACTTCTAAGGTTTCAAAAGGTGATATTATTCTTTTGCATGATACCAGTGCAAAATCTGTGGCCGTTTTGGAACGGTTATTGGTATTTTTGCGAGAGAAAAATCTTCAATCGGTCACAGCCGACCGATTGTTGGGAATCAAAGCTTATGTTTAA